One Pseudomonadota bacterium genomic window carries:
- a CDS encoding MarR family transcriptional regulator has product MASAGRCPTQARYTVKQGQYLAFIYYYTKIHGRSPSEADMQSFFKVSPPAVHQMVLSLERLGFIERTPGQARSLKLLLNREQLPDLM; this is encoded by the coding sequence ATTGCGTCGGCAGGACGCTGCCCGACGCAAGCACGCTATACCGTAAAGCAAGGGCAATACCTCGCGTTCATCTACTACTACACGAAGATCCACGGGCGTTCGCCGTCCGAGGCAGATATGCAGAGTTTTTTCAAGGTATCGCCTCCTGCAGTACATCAGATGGTCCTGAGCTTGGAGAGGCTGGGGTTCATCGAGAGGACACCCGGTCAAGCCAGGTCACTCAAGCTGCTGCTGAACCGCGAGCAACTGCCGGACCTGATGTGA
- a CDS encoding CHAT domain-containing protein yields MSPIPEEVRRELWEEQYRRAGQQPGHRNGEAGPPPEGNPPAVAGQHPSPPLSKITLAERLKYVFLSERARVEAVVHQRQPGLIEALVKNAIHVKQVNPDLARTLFQLMVPIGFKAAARDTERLVLLVDGYTANLPWEMLQADDEPMVLKTAVVRQLVSTRFRSSVRSTTNKTACIIVDPSTEGFREHFGRPGGLPLPRLPGAVQEGTAVREILTTAKYEVELAPSDSAALDVIAKLFKHPYRILMIAAHGELEFCTRDGSPRSGVVPLRWRFAHRRRGGADGGSPRSGVPQLLPPRQGGCGARLQPARLQRGPGVDRDRSALRGGGGLEGERSGGAHVRGVVLQRLRRRRQSFRPRRALGTQGDLLRPRRLQYLGRLSGLW; encoded by the coding sequence GTGTCGCCCATTCCCGAGGAGGTACGGCGCGAGCTCTGGGAGGAGCAATATCGGCGCGCCGGGCAGCAGCCCGGGCACAGGAACGGCGAGGCCGGGCCGCCGCCCGAGGGGAACCCGCCCGCAGTCGCCGGACAGCACCCATCGCCGCCGCTATCGAAGATCACGCTGGCCGAGCGGCTGAAGTATGTCTTTCTCTCCGAGCGGGCGCGGGTGGAGGCGGTGGTGCACCAGCGCCAGCCGGGGCTGATCGAGGCACTGGTAAAGAACGCGATCCATGTGAAGCAGGTCAATCCCGATCTCGCCCGTACCCTGTTCCAGCTCATGGTCCCGATAGGCTTCAAGGCGGCGGCCCGCGACACCGAGCGCCTGGTGCTGCTGGTGGACGGCTATACCGCTAACCTGCCGTGGGAGATGCTGCAGGCGGACGACGAGCCGATGGTGCTGAAGACCGCAGTGGTGCGGCAACTGGTGTCCACCCGCTTCCGCAGCTCGGTGCGCAGCACCACCAACAAGACCGCCTGCATCATCGTCGATCCCTCGACGGAGGGCTTTCGCGAGCACTTTGGCAGGCCGGGCGGCTTGCCGCTGCCCCGGCTACCCGGTGCCGTGCAGGAAGGCACCGCGGTGCGCGAGATCCTCACCACCGCGAAATATGAGGTCGAGCTCGCGCCGTCCGATTCCGCCGCCCTGGATGTGATCGCCAAGCTCTTCAAACATCCCTATCGCATCCTGATGATCGCCGCCCATGGCGAGCTCGAGTTCTGCACCCGCGACGGCAGCCCACGCAGCGGCGTCGTACCTCTCCGATGGCGTTTTGCTCACCGCCGCCGAGGTGGGGCAGATGGAGGTAGTCCCCGATCTGGTGTTCCTCAACTGCTGCCACCTCGGCAAGGTGGATGCGGTGCCCGCCTACAACCGGCTCGCCTACAGCGTGGCCCGGGAGTTGATCGAGATCGGAGTGCGCTGCGTGGTGGCGGCGGGCTGGAAGGTGAACGATCAGGCGGCGCGCACGTTCGCGGAGTCGTTCTTCAACGCCTTCGTCGGCGAAGGCAAAGCTTTCGGCCCCGCCGTGCACTCGGCACGCAAGGCGACCTACTACGGCCACGCCGGCTGCAATACCTGGGGCGCCTATCAGGCCTATGGTGA